A single window of Pseudarthrobacter psychrotolerans DNA harbors:
- a CDS encoding ROK family protein — translation MSLDVRGGKRRAPGSASSLVSADVRAHNLGIVARYLAENGPSSRSQIAEGSGLTRGAVTVLASSLIEAAVVREAQPKYKAGKGRPIVPLELASDDVALLVLQLDADKATALLSSVAGDVLLRIAEPHGRPMGRPELILDVLAATLDRALEASREMGRRVAELTIVAFAPVGGDPVQVIADTDLGWGHVDVIGGLRARVQGFPEAVRLVGDVHVAAVAEQGFNPGIKDLCYVKSNSGIGGALIVDGKLVRGGFGLAGALGHLPVRPGGIVCECGQIGCLVTVAGPDAVLIAAGMGEELHRDGLTSALAEFSRRVLVGEPAATAVWDEARVWIARSLQLVAVTLDPQLIVLGGYWSLLSESIGQSFAEQRKGFFATGAGSAVRVVPGRLGDDAALLGALWQARDRYFSGPLEIKT, via the coding sequence ATGAGTCTGGACGTGCGCGGGGGGAAACGACGGGCTCCTGGATCGGCGTCGAGCCTGGTGAGTGCGGATGTCCGGGCGCACAACCTCGGCATAGTTGCCCGCTATCTCGCGGAAAACGGACCGAGTTCGCGCAGCCAGATTGCGGAAGGCTCCGGACTGACGCGCGGTGCCGTAACGGTGCTGGCCAGCTCCTTGATTGAGGCCGCCGTGGTACGCGAAGCCCAGCCGAAATACAAGGCCGGCAAGGGGCGTCCGATTGTCCCGCTCGAGCTGGCCTCTGACGACGTCGCGCTCCTGGTTCTGCAGCTGGATGCGGACAAGGCGACGGCGCTGCTGTCAAGCGTTGCCGGGGACGTATTGCTGCGGATTGCGGAGCCTCACGGGAGGCCGATGGGGCGCCCCGAGCTGATCCTTGATGTTCTGGCCGCAACCCTGGACAGGGCCCTTGAGGCGAGCCGGGAAATGGGGCGCCGCGTTGCCGAGCTCACTATTGTTGCTTTTGCTCCGGTGGGGGGTGACCCGGTCCAGGTTATTGCCGACACCGACCTCGGCTGGGGCCATGTGGATGTTATCGGTGGCCTGCGTGCCAGGGTGCAAGGTTTCCCTGAAGCGGTGCGGCTCGTCGGAGACGTACACGTGGCCGCGGTTGCGGAGCAGGGATTCAACCCGGGCATCAAGGATCTCTGTTACGTGAAAAGCAATTCCGGAATCGGCGGAGCCCTCATAGTCGACGGCAAGCTGGTCCGTGGCGGCTTTGGGCTGGCCGGCGCCCTGGGTCATTTGCCCGTCCGGCCGGGTGGGATCGTGTGCGAGTGCGGGCAGATTGGCTGCCTGGTCACTGTCGCCGGACCTGATGCTGTCCTGATTGCTGCTGGAATGGGTGAAGAGCTCCACCGGGACGGCCTGACCTCAGCCCTGGCCGAGTTCAGCCGTCGCGTCCTCGTAGGTGAACCTGCTGCGACAGCGGTCTGGGATGAGGCCAGGGTGTGGATTGCGCGTAGCTTGCAACTTGTCGCGGTCACCCTGGACCCGCAGCTGATCGTGCTGGGCGGGTATTGGTCGCTACTGAGCGAATCGATTGGCCAGAGTTTCGCGGAGCAGCGCAAGGGCTTCTTCGCCACAGGCGCCGGCTCGGCGGTGAGGGTAGTTCCGGGGCGCCTGGGTGACGACGCCGCGTTGTTGGGTGCGCTGTGGCAGGCCAGGGATCGCTATTTTTCCGGACCGCTCGAGATAAAGACATAA
- a CDS encoding formylglycine-generating enzyme family protein — protein sequence MGDAWGEGYGTDGELPLHRVRVDSFQMDQTPVTVQEFARFVADADYLTVAEHLGSSAVFHMACAAEPEDILGFSRETPWWLTVRGANWRQPFGAAGARAGDPSSELSEHPVTHVSYRDAVAYCLWAGRRLATEAEWEFAARGGLEGARYPWGNELMPHGETQCKIWQGTFPWNSTHPHGSMATAKVSSYPPNDYGFHDMAGNVWEWCQDWFSPTFYGEPAASRANPLGPGRGEKKVMRGGSYLCHESYCNRYRVAARSSSLPDSSSGNLGFRTVAL from the coding sequence ATGGGGGACGCCTGGGGTGAGGGCTATGGGACCGACGGTGAACTTCCCTTGCACCGGGTCCGGGTGGACAGTTTCCAGATGGACCAGACCCCCGTGACGGTCCAGGAGTTTGCCCGGTTTGTCGCAGACGCGGACTACCTTACGGTGGCGGAGCATCTGGGTAGTTCGGCCGTTTTCCATATGGCCTGCGCCGCAGAGCCGGAGGACATCCTGGGTTTCTCCAGGGAGACGCCGTGGTGGCTGACTGTCCGTGGCGCGAACTGGCGTCAGCCCTTTGGTGCCGCAGGCGCCCGCGCCGGGGACCCGTCGTCGGAGCTCAGCGAGCATCCGGTGACTCATGTTTCATACCGGGACGCGGTGGCCTACTGCCTTTGGGCGGGGCGTCGCCTGGCCACGGAGGCCGAGTGGGAGTTCGCGGCCCGCGGCGGTTTGGAAGGTGCCCGCTATCCATGGGGCAATGAGCTGATGCCGCATGGCGAAACGCAGTGCAAGATCTGGCAGGGGACGTTTCCCTGGAACAGCACACACCCGCATGGGTCCATGGCTACCGCGAAAGTCAGCAGCTACCCGCCCAACGACTATGGCTTTCATGACATGGCCGGGAACGTCTGGGAATGGTGCCAAGACTGGTTTTCACCGACGTTTTATGGCGAACCGGCAGCCTCCCGGGCCAACCCGCTGGGCCCTGGCCGCGGCGAAAAGAAAGTGATGCGAGGGGGGTCTTATCTCTGTCACGAGTCCTACTGCAACCGCTACCGGGTAGCCGCGCGCAGTTCAAGCCTGCCAGACTCCTCCAGCGGGAATCTTGGCTTTAGAACGGTTGCCCTGTAG
- a CDS encoding glycoside hydrolase family 3 C-terminal domain-containing protein, translating into MTLEEKVMLLTGRDFWTTWPVEKIGLRRILVSDGPSGVRGETWDERDPSLNLPSATALSSSWDLAMARRYGAASAVEARRKNVDVVLGPTINLHRSPLGGRHFEAFSEDPVLTADLAAAYVAGVQENGVGATPKHYIANDFETDRFTVDVQVDDRALRELYLAAFEKAIVESHAWLVMSSYNAINGTTATEHDLLETPLNSEWGFDGVVISDWTAVRSLESAKASQDLVMPGPEGPWGRSLVAAVQRGDVDVSVVDRKVRRLLRLAARVGALEGFEPVQAEPPNVEDGVAFAREAAAAGSVLVKNDGILPLPAEPTRIAVIGHNARFARTQGGGSATVLPERVISPLLGICLAMPSGEVSYSIGAVVQEGVAELPIERMSNPVSGGAGVRVRFLDAQGVELAAQDRRSTALVWLGGGVPIAASSVVELSTRYVPEQTGEILLGFAAVGTARIFADGVLVVEGTVTPVGNDLGASFLSPDSLTGKLTVSAGRPINVRVEYEIGDRTGPLAEALSFTFGLAADDSNPNALIAEAVEAAKAADVAVVVVGTNSRVESEGYDRDSLALPGRQDELVRAVAAANPRTIVVVNAGSPVLMPWRDDVAAVLLTYFGGQEYGHAVADILFGKVEPGGRLPTTWPKEELDVPVLNVTPASGVVRYDEGIHIGYRAWLKNGTVPAYEFGFGLGYTTWSFEDLAVQTLVDGPSAADTVFGVQVTVKNTGSRAGKQVVQIYAERAQSAVDRPVRWLVGFAPVWAEAGATATATVKLAARSFAYWQDGWQYEPGEYTLSVGSSVTQLPLSTTVSLDAGGADASVHVVAGVA; encoded by the coding sequence ATGACGCTCGAAGAAAAAGTAATGCTGCTCACAGGCCGTGATTTCTGGACCACCTGGCCTGTTGAAAAGATCGGCCTGCGGCGCATCCTCGTCTCGGACGGCCCCAGTGGCGTGCGCGGTGAGACCTGGGACGAACGTGACCCTTCGCTCAACCTCCCCAGCGCGACCGCCCTGTCATCTTCCTGGGACCTGGCTATGGCCCGGCGGTATGGTGCCGCATCCGCAGTGGAAGCACGTCGCAAGAACGTCGATGTTGTGCTTGGGCCGACGATCAATCTGCACAGGTCCCCGCTGGGCGGACGGCACTTTGAGGCCTTCAGCGAAGACCCGGTGCTAACCGCCGATCTCGCCGCCGCCTACGTGGCCGGAGTCCAGGAAAATGGAGTCGGAGCAACACCGAAACACTATATTGCGAACGACTTCGAAACCGATCGTTTCACCGTTGACGTGCAGGTTGATGACCGCGCTCTCCGGGAGCTCTACCTGGCGGCCTTTGAAAAGGCCATCGTCGAATCGCACGCCTGGCTTGTGATGAGCTCTTACAATGCCATCAACGGGACAACGGCCACGGAGCATGACCTGCTTGAGACGCCTTTGAACTCCGAATGGGGTTTCGACGGCGTCGTCATCAGCGACTGGACGGCCGTGCGCTCGTTGGAGAGCGCCAAGGCTTCCCAGGACCTCGTTATGCCTGGCCCTGAGGGCCCCTGGGGGCGTTCGCTCGTCGCGGCAGTGCAGAGAGGCGACGTCGACGTCAGCGTCGTCGACCGCAAGGTACGCCGACTGCTGCGGCTGGCCGCACGGGTAGGCGCGCTGGAAGGGTTCGAACCTGTGCAGGCCGAACCCCCCAATGTGGAAGACGGCGTAGCGTTTGCCCGCGAAGCAGCCGCTGCGGGATCAGTGTTGGTCAAGAATGACGGGATACTGCCGTTGCCGGCAGAACCTACACGGATCGCCGTCATTGGCCACAACGCCAGATTCGCCAGAACCCAGGGTGGCGGAAGTGCCACCGTCCTCCCGGAGCGCGTCATCTCGCCGCTCCTGGGAATCTGCCTCGCCATGCCGAGCGGTGAAGTTTCGTACTCGATCGGCGCCGTCGTTCAGGAGGGTGTAGCCGAACTCCCCATCGAGCGGATGTCCAACCCGGTTTCCGGCGGAGCCGGAGTGCGCGTCAGGTTCCTGGATGCCCAAGGCGTTGAGCTCGCAGCGCAGGATCGCCGTTCCACCGCACTGGTGTGGCTCGGAGGTGGGGTCCCGATTGCTGCGTCATCCGTCGTCGAGCTGTCAACCCGCTACGTCCCTGAGCAGACCGGCGAGATCCTCTTGGGCTTCGCCGCCGTCGGGACGGCACGAATCTTTGCCGACGGCGTTCTGGTGGTGGAGGGCACCGTCACGCCGGTGGGGAACGATCTTGGCGCATCCTTCCTGTCTCCTGACTCGCTCACGGGGAAGCTGACCGTATCCGCAGGAAGGCCGATCAATGTCCGGGTCGAATACGAAATTGGCGACCGGACCGGCCCCTTGGCGGAAGCCCTTTCCTTCACCTTCGGTCTGGCGGCTGATGATTCCAACCCCAACGCCCTGATTGCAGAGGCGGTTGAGGCCGCCAAGGCAGCGGATGTGGCAGTCGTTGTTGTCGGGACGAATTCTCGAGTGGAATCCGAAGGGTATGACAGGGATTCACTGGCCCTGCCGGGCCGCCAGGATGAACTGGTCCGAGCAGTGGCTGCAGCGAATCCCCGAACCATCGTGGTGGTCAACGCCGGCTCGCCAGTTCTTATGCCATGGCGCGACGACGTGGCCGCCGTCCTGCTGACCTACTTCGGTGGACAGGAGTATGGACATGCCGTCGCGGACATCCTGTTCGGCAAGGTGGAACCCGGCGGACGGCTGCCCACCACCTGGCCCAAGGAGGAGCTGGATGTTCCCGTCCTGAACGTCACGCCTGCTTCCGGGGTGGTCCGCTATGACGAAGGTATCCATATCGGTTACCGGGCATGGCTCAAGAACGGGACGGTACCGGCCTACGAGTTCGGATTCGGCCTGGGCTACACCACCTGGTCCTTCGAGGACCTCGCCGTTCAGACGCTCGTTGATGGACCGTCCGCCGCCGATACTGTGTTCGGAGTCCAGGTCACAGTGAAGAACACAGGATCGCGTGCAGGCAAACAGGTAGTCCAGATCTACGCAGAACGCGCGCAGTCCGCGGTGGACCGTCCGGTGCGCTGGCTTGTCGGGTTCGCCCCGGTCTGGGCTGAGGCCGGAGCTACAGCCACCGCCACCGTCAAGCTGGCAGCAAGGTCCTTTGCATACTGGCAGGACGGGTGGCAGTATGAGCCGGGCGAGTACACGCTCTCGGTTGGGTCGAGCGTTACGCAGCTTCCGCTCAGCACAACGGTTTCGCTGGATGCGGGGGGCGCCGATGCCTCCGTCCATGTTGTTGCGGGCGTAGCTTAA
- a CDS encoding sulfatase-like hydrolase/transferase, protein MLKKSGVYTHLVTDNKHYWGDGGATYHGRFNTFEFFRGQEGDAWKGQLADPEIPETVNKRSDPLWRQDWINRGHMQDEKQHPQTLTFDAGLDFIGTNKDQDNWFLQIEAFDPHEPFFSYDVYRELYEEGYTGRHFDWPMYRKVIENDQESAHLKNEYNALLTMCDRSLGRVLDAMDENGLWEDTMLMVCTDHGLLLGEHNWWGKNVQPWYDENIHTPLFLWDPRSAETAGQRRASLVQTIDFGPTLLEYFSVPVTADMQGVPLANTVANDQPVRAAGLFGNTGGHVNVTDGRYVYMRACGDESNSPLFDYTLMPMHMHALFSPAELRNAELVEPFTFTKGAPVLKVPAFSFGNPYVYGTLLFDLQTDPAQDNPLRDKDLELKMATLLRDCLKDSDAPVEQYERLALPVEGPLGEEHLLIDKQWEQVQKSMRPAPLSGQLPVNSPLAQQNLSDLFEDGRTKEIVLASIPFLANPFILMMAGSMTLVEIAAMKADITLEDLLALDELIAVPAGS, encoded by the coding sequence GAGTTTTTCCGCGGGCAGGAAGGGGATGCCTGGAAGGGGCAGCTGGCGGACCCTGAGATTCCCGAGACGGTGAACAAACGCAGCGACCCCTTGTGGCGTCAGGACTGGATTAACCGTGGACATATGCAGGACGAGAAACAGCACCCGCAGACCCTGACCTTTGACGCGGGGCTTGACTTCATTGGCACCAATAAGGACCAGGACAACTGGTTCCTGCAGATTGAAGCGTTCGACCCCCATGAGCCCTTTTTCAGCTACGACGTGTACCGCGAGCTTTACGAAGAAGGGTACACCGGCCGGCACTTTGATTGGCCGATGTACAGGAAGGTCATTGAAAACGATCAGGAGTCTGCTCACCTGAAAAACGAGTACAACGCACTCCTGACCATGTGCGACCGTTCCCTGGGGCGGGTCCTGGACGCGATGGACGAGAACGGGCTCTGGGAGGACACCATGCTGATGGTGTGCACCGATCACGGGCTGCTGCTTGGCGAGCACAATTGGTGGGGCAAGAATGTTCAGCCGTGGTACGACGAAAACATCCACACACCATTGTTCCTGTGGGACCCCAGAAGCGCCGAAACTGCCGGACAGCGAAGGGCCTCGCTGGTGCAGACCATCGACTTCGGCCCCACTCTGCTGGAGTACTTCTCTGTGCCGGTTACGGCGGACATGCAGGGTGTGCCCCTGGCCAATACCGTGGCCAATGACCAGCCGGTGCGTGCTGCAGGGCTATTCGGCAACACCGGCGGCCACGTCAATGTCACTGACGGACGGTACGTCTATATGCGGGCCTGCGGAGACGAGTCCAATTCTCCGCTCTTCGATTACACACTGATGCCGATGCATATGCACGCGCTCTTCAGCCCGGCGGAGCTGCGCAACGCGGAGTTGGTGGAGCCCTTCACCTTCACCAAGGGGGCTCCGGTGCTGAAGGTTCCTGCGTTCAGCTTCGGAAACCCTTATGTCTATGGCACCTTGCTGTTTGATTTGCAGACCGATCCGGCGCAGGACAACCCGTTGCGCGACAAGGACCTTGAGTTGAAGATGGCGACTTTGCTCCGTGATTGCCTCAAGGATTCCGATGCTCCAGTGGAGCAGTACGAGCGGCTGGCCTTGCCCGTCGAAGGGCCCCTGGGGGAGGAACACCTGCTGATCGACAAGCAATGGGAGCAGGTCCAGAAGTCCATGCGTCCGGCTCCGCTGAGCGGGCAACTGCCGGTGAATTCGCCGTTGGCGCAGCAGAATTTGTCAGATCTCTTCGAGGATGGGCGTACCAAGGAGATTGTCTTGGCGTCCATTCCGTTCCTGGCGAATCCGTTCATCCTGATGATGGCAGGGTCAATGACCCTGGTAGAAATAGCCGCGATGAAGGCAGACATCACGCTGGAAGACCTGCTGGCTCTGGACGAGCTGATCGCAGTTCCGGCCGGGAGCTGA
- a CDS encoding TetR/AcrR family transcriptional regulator, whose protein sequence is MAGRGKYAKGVAKREEILRTALDVFAIQGYRGTSLRELAEAVNLSQAGVLHYFDSKEELFAEILRKRDERDNAEYSEGEDVIDTFVEVMRHNADRPGFVSLYANISAAATEPEHAAHEFFAQRYENMRLNLADGVRTRQAEGRMATDLDPEMVASVMLAAADGLQVQWLLKPELDMAEHLDYMWSILSSAPIRTEE, encoded by the coding sequence ATGGCAGGCAGAGGAAAATACGCAAAAGGCGTTGCAAAGCGTGAGGAGATTCTGCGTACGGCATTGGACGTCTTCGCAATTCAGGGGTACCGCGGCACATCGCTTCGGGAGCTCGCAGAAGCCGTTAATCTAAGCCAAGCGGGTGTCCTGCACTACTTCGATTCCAAGGAGGAGCTTTTTGCCGAGATCCTCCGCAAACGTGATGAGCGCGACAACGCGGAGTACTCGGAGGGCGAGGACGTCATCGATACCTTCGTGGAGGTGATGAGGCACAACGCCGACCGACCCGGTTTCGTCAGCCTCTATGCCAACATCTCGGCAGCGGCAACAGAACCCGAGCACGCTGCACATGAATTCTTTGCCCAACGATACGAAAACATGCGCCTGAATCTGGCAGACGGTGTCCGCACCCGGCAAGCCGAAGGCCGCATGGCAACAGACCTGGATCCGGAAATGGTGGCATCCGTGATGCTGGCCGCCGCTGATGGCCTTCAGGTGCAGTGGTTACTCAAGCCCGAGCTGGACATGGCGGAACATCTTGACTACATGTGGTCGATCCTGTCGAGTGCTCCAATCCGGACAGAAGAGTAG
- a CDS encoding phosphatase PAP2 family protein codes for MSFTLIWLNLNASWIGAVDQGWNKFSLDNRNDALTAVHSFASALTGGPIGGSAILLVPVVVALFKRRWWLALYFTAGGVLANTVVQVIKNLVGRQRPENPLVTVDVGSFPSGHVTGVAFLVVALSLIVVRAWTWILASLVVVFEITNRTYLSAHWFSDTIAGALLGSATALLLWAALSGRIARQNAQLSAAAK; via the coding sequence GTGAGTTTTACCTTGATCTGGCTCAACCTCAACGCATCCTGGATCGGAGCCGTCGATCAGGGCTGGAACAAGTTCAGCCTGGACAACCGGAATGATGCACTGACCGCCGTCCACAGTTTCGCGTCGGCCCTGACCGGAGGGCCCATCGGAGGATCCGCAATCCTGCTCGTTCCCGTGGTTGTCGCGCTCTTCAAGCGCCGCTGGTGGCTTGCCCTGTATTTTACCGCCGGTGGAGTCCTCGCCAACACCGTAGTTCAGGTCATCAAGAATTTAGTTGGCCGGCAGCGCCCTGAGAATCCGCTCGTGACGGTGGACGTTGGTTCGTTTCCGTCCGGACACGTCACAGGCGTCGCGTTCCTCGTTGTTGCCCTGTCCTTGATAGTCGTGCGGGCCTGGACATGGATTCTCGCCTCCCTCGTGGTGGTCTTCGAGATCACTAACCGGACCTATCTCTCGGCGCACTGGTTCAGCGACACCATCGCCGGGGCACTGTTGGGCAGCGCGACGGCGCTATTGCTTTGGGCCGCTCTCAGCGGCAGGATTGCCCGTCAAAATGCCCAGCTTTCTGCGGCAGCGAAATAG
- a CDS encoding carboxylesterase family protein, producing the protein MTRQTITAGIVRTTAGPVQGSLEDGLLVFKGIPYAAPPVGDLRWKPAVPHPGWTGVFAAESFGASAPQPFDPTGSYDRVLGNHGTPPFDEDCLTLNVWTPATDSERRPVLVWIHGGGFVSGSGSLPVYHGDTFARNGDTVVVSINYRIGVFGFFLAESGDNGNLWLSDQSIALKWVHENIALFGGDPDNITVAGESGGAFSAATLAIQADTSPLIKRVILQSPPLGLKLDSIDDARRGTAQLVKAAGLDDDDVSSLRNMPWESVLGLSFQRFAVATRFGHWTTPFLPIIDGVSLLEHPLDTLINGGASDIDVLIGWNVDEASFSFALNPELQDVSKERVEERLAERFDATLLPTAYEAYAGEERIAKNPLASWWTSSVMSCSVNRLSSWRTPERRPIQPGLTSSHSNHQRTAVVWVRRIVWSCRLPSIILRRGSMHPSWRGSTSTNSMRSAAQCTPPGSPSSALETPTVRVKVARQEPSFRCGSRTARIGPARSMAPRLNP; encoded by the coding sequence ATGACACGACAAACTATCACCGCCGGCATTGTGCGAACCACAGCGGGGCCGGTTCAAGGCAGCCTCGAGGACGGTTTGCTCGTCTTCAAGGGGATTCCCTACGCGGCGCCGCCGGTTGGAGATCTGAGGTGGAAGCCTGCCGTACCGCATCCAGGCTGGACCGGCGTGTTCGCGGCAGAGTCGTTCGGAGCCAGCGCGCCGCAGCCTTTCGATCCGACTGGAAGCTACGACCGGGTGCTCGGCAACCATGGCACTCCTCCGTTCGATGAAGACTGCCTCACGCTGAATGTGTGGACACCGGCAACCGATTCGGAGCGGCGGCCGGTCCTTGTCTGGATTCATGGCGGCGGATTTGTCAGCGGATCCGGGAGCCTGCCCGTCTATCACGGTGACACCTTCGCACGCAACGGCGATACCGTTGTAGTCAGCATCAACTATCGGATCGGTGTCTTCGGCTTCTTCCTTGCCGAGTCGGGTGACAACGGCAACCTCTGGCTCAGTGATCAGAGCATCGCGTTGAAGTGGGTCCATGAAAACATCGCCCTGTTCGGTGGCGACCCGGACAACATTACTGTCGCCGGCGAATCCGGCGGGGCATTCTCAGCGGCGACTCTGGCCATTCAGGCAGACACCTCGCCGCTCATTAAACGAGTCATACTGCAGAGTCCCCCTCTGGGATTGAAGCTGGACTCGATCGATGATGCCCGGAGGGGCACAGCTCAGCTTGTCAAGGCCGCCGGACTCGATGACGACGACGTTTCCTCGCTTCGTAACATGCCCTGGGAAAGCGTCCTGGGTTTGTCCTTTCAGCGTTTCGCGGTGGCCACCAGATTCGGCCATTGGACAACACCGTTCCTGCCGATCATCGACGGCGTTTCCCTCCTGGAACATCCCTTGGACACACTGATCAACGGCGGGGCATCAGACATAGATGTTCTGATCGGATGGAACGTCGACGAGGCGAGTTTTTCGTTCGCTCTGAACCCCGAGCTGCAGGATGTCAGCAAAGAACGTGTTGAAGAACGTCTCGCAGAACGATTTGATGCGACGCTGCTGCCTACTGCGTACGAGGCCTATGCGGGTGAGGAGCGAATCGCAAAGAACCCCTTGGCGTCCTGGTGGACGTCATCAGTGATGAGCTGTTCCGTCAACCGGCTCTCGAGCTGGCGGACGCCCGAGCGGCGTCCAATCCAGCCTGGTCTTACCAGTTCTCATTCAAATCACCAGCGCACGGCGGTCGTTTGGGTGCGACGCATTGTCTGGAGTTGCCGTTTACCTTCAATAATCTTGCGTCGTGGCAGCATGCACCCTTCGTGGAGGGGATCGACGTCGACGAATTCAATGCGCTCAGCGGCGCAATGCACGCCGCCTGGATCTCCTTCATCCGCACTGGAAACCCCAACGGTGCGGGTGAAAGTGGCCCGTCAGGAACCGAGCTTCCGGTGTGGCAGCCGCACGGCGAGGATCGGACCAGCCAGGTCTATGGCACCCAGATTGAATCCGTGA